A genome region from Microbacterium sp. CGR2 includes the following:
- a CDS encoding ABC transporter ATP-binding protein produces the protein MTNQPIIETEGLTKVFTVKKTPVHAVTDLSFAATAGELVAFLGPNGAGKSTSLRMLTTLIPPTSGSARVVGHDIRTDAAGVRARIGYVGQLTSGSFSQRVRDELLSQGSFYGMSKRDSVRRADQLIESLDVSSFATRTVQQLSGGQKRRLDIALGLMHAPPLIFLDEPSTGLDPQSRANLWEHILDLRTQHGTTVFLTTHYLEEADRYAERVMVMDKGRIIADDDATALKATLAGDVLTFGFADAAAAASAQPIVARLSTAEVSLDGDAVSLAVPDGDALLPVIVRELDAAGILVRRATGVPPTLDDVFLALTGRTLREAGEGTDAAGEASDPGASTADADQSAATAASDTRKAGALS, from the coding sequence ATGACGAACCAACCCATCATCGAAACCGAGGGCCTGACCAAGGTCTTCACCGTCAAGAAGACGCCGGTGCACGCGGTCACCGACCTCTCCTTCGCCGCGACAGCCGGAGAGCTCGTCGCGTTCCTCGGCCCGAACGGTGCCGGCAAGTCCACCAGCCTCCGGATGCTCACCACTCTCATCCCGCCCACCTCCGGATCAGCCAGGGTCGTCGGCCACGACATCCGCACGGATGCCGCCGGCGTGCGTGCGCGCATCGGCTATGTCGGCCAGCTCACCAGCGGCAGCTTCTCGCAGCGGGTGCGCGACGAACTGCTCAGCCAAGGCTCCTTCTACGGGATGTCCAAGCGCGACAGCGTCCGCCGGGCAGACCAGCTGATCGAGTCGCTCGACGTCTCGTCCTTCGCGACGCGCACCGTGCAGCAGCTCAGCGGCGGTCAGAAGCGGCGGCTCGACATCGCCCTCGGACTCATGCACGCCCCGCCGCTGATCTTCCTCGACGAACCCTCGACCGGACTCGACCCGCAGAGTCGGGCCAACCTGTGGGAGCACATCCTCGACCTCCGCACCCAGCACGGCACGACCGTCTTCCTCACCACCCACTACCTGGAGGAAGCCGACCGCTACGCCGAACGCGTCATGGTCATGGACAAGGGGCGCATCATCGCGGACGACGACGCCACCGCCCTCAAAGCGACCCTGGCGGGCGACGTGCTCACCTTCGGCTTCGCGGATGCCGCGGCGGCAGCGAGCGCCCAGCCGATCGTCGCGCGGCTGAGCACGGCAGAGGTCTCGCTCGACGGCGACGCGGTCTCGCTCGCAGTCCCCGACGGTGACGCGCTGCTGCCTGTGATCGTGCGTGAGCTCGATGCCGCCGGCATCCTCGTCCGCCGCGCGACGGGCGTGCCGCCGACCCTCGACGACGTGTTCCTCGCACTGACCGGTCGCACCCTCCGCGAGGCCGGGGAAGGGACGGATGCCGCAGGCGAAGCATCCGATCCCGGCGCGAGCACGGCTGACGCCGACCAGAGCGCCGCGACCGCGGCATCCGACACCCGCAAGGCAGGAGCCCTCTCATGA
- a CDS encoding N-acetylneuraminate synthase family protein — protein MTVSIGSRVIGGGRPAYVIAEIGLNHNGDVDIAKRLIDVAARAGADAVKFQKRTPEISTPEHMRDVPRETPWGTMTYLEYRRRVEFGRDEYVEIGDHATMLGLDWFASPWDVPSVAFLEDLNVVAHKVASASLTDTDLLVALRETGKPVILSTGMSTIEQIDRALDTLGTDRVVLMHATSTYPLEPEEANLRVIATLRDRYAGIPVGYSGHERGLQISLAAVAIGAVAVERHITLDRTMWGSDHAASLEPAGLEHLVRDIRVIESALGDGVKRVFDSERAPMAKLRRVPA, from the coding sequence ATGACTGTCAGCATCGGCTCGCGAGTGATCGGGGGCGGCCGTCCCGCCTATGTGATCGCCGAGATCGGCCTGAACCACAACGGTGACGTCGACATCGCCAAGCGTCTCATCGACGTCGCCGCGCGTGCCGGCGCCGACGCGGTGAAGTTCCAGAAGCGCACCCCGGAGATCTCCACTCCCGAGCACATGCGCGACGTCCCGCGGGAGACCCCCTGGGGCACGATGACGTACCTGGAGTACCGCCGCCGGGTCGAATTCGGTCGCGACGAGTACGTCGAGATCGGCGACCACGCGACGATGCTCGGCCTGGACTGGTTCGCCTCGCCGTGGGATGTGCCCAGCGTCGCGTTCCTCGAAGACCTCAACGTCGTGGCCCACAAGGTGGCCTCGGCGAGCCTCACCGACACCGACCTGCTGGTCGCGCTGCGCGAGACGGGCAAGCCCGTCATCCTGTCCACCGGCATGTCGACGATCGAGCAGATCGACCGCGCGCTCGACACCCTCGGCACCGACCGCGTCGTGCTGATGCACGCGACCTCCACCTACCCGCTGGAGCCGGAAGAGGCGAACCTGCGGGTGATCGCCACGCTGCGCGACCGCTACGCCGGGATCCCCGTCGGCTACTCCGGCCACGAGCGTGGACTGCAGATCTCCCTCGCAGCGGTGGCCATCGGCGCCGTCGCCGTCGAACGCCACATCACGCTCGATCGCACCATGTGGGGCTCCGACCACGCGGCATCCCTCGAGCCGGCCGGACTCGAGCACCTCGTGCGTGACATCCGCGTGATCGAGAGCGCCCTCGGCGACGGCGTCAAGCGCGTGTTCGACAGCGAGCGCGCGCCGATGGCGAAGCTCCGCCGCGTTCCCGCATGA
- a CDS encoding sorbosone dehydrogenase family protein — translation MSRFAPVRRRSAAVFAAVSVLALASCASAMPPEPPPAADTVAEDLDAPWSIAFHEGTPLISERDSGRILELGDDGTTREVARIEGVAAGGEGGLLGLAVSDGRLYTYFTAQDGNRLERRDIGGEAGGLTLGRPTTVIDGIPSAGNHNGGRIAFGPDGMLYVTTGDAGDRDSAQDLDAVSGKILRLTSEGDVPADNPFDDSPVYSYGHRNPQGLGWDAEGVLYASEFGQDTWDELNVIEAGGNYGWPIVEGIAEDDDFIDPVQQWAPDAASPSGIAVTSSEVLIANLRGERLRVVPLDDPTTNTERHVGDYGRLRDVVVTPDGAVWVLTNNTDGRGSPSDGDDRIIRLDGD, via the coding sequence ATGAGTCGCTTCGCCCCGGTTCGCCGCCGGTCCGCCGCCGTCTTCGCCGCGGTATCGGTCCTGGCGCTGGCCTCCTGCGCGTCCGCGATGCCGCCCGAGCCGCCGCCCGCCGCCGACACGGTCGCCGAAGACCTGGACGCCCCGTGGTCGATCGCTTTCCACGAGGGCACTCCTCTGATCAGCGAACGGGACAGCGGCCGCATCCTCGAACTCGGCGATGACGGCACGACGCGCGAGGTCGCCCGCATCGAAGGCGTCGCGGCCGGGGGCGAGGGTGGTCTGCTCGGGCTCGCCGTGAGTGACGGACGGCTCTACACGTACTTCACCGCGCAGGACGGCAACCGCCTCGAAAGGCGCGACATCGGCGGAGAAGCCGGGGGGCTGACACTCGGTCGCCCGACGACCGTGATCGACGGCATCCCCTCGGCGGGCAATCACAACGGCGGACGCATCGCCTTCGGCCCCGACGGAATGCTGTACGTCACGACCGGTGATGCCGGAGACCGCGACAGCGCACAGGACCTGGATGCCGTCTCCGGCAAGATCCTGCGCCTCACGTCGGAGGGCGACGTGCCCGCCGACAACCCCTTCGACGACTCGCCCGTCTACAGTTACGGCCACCGCAACCCGCAGGGGCTCGGCTGGGACGCCGAGGGCGTGCTGTACGCGAGCGAGTTCGGGCAGGACACGTGGGACGAGCTCAACGTGATCGAGGCAGGAGGCAACTACGGTTGGCCGATCGTCGAAGGCATCGCGGAGGACGACGACTTCATCGACCCGGTACAGCAGTGGGCGCCCGACGCCGCCAGTCCCAGCGGTATCGCCGTCACGTCCTCCGAGGTCCTGATCGCGAACCTCAGGGGTGAGCGTCTCCGCGTCGTCCCGCTCGACGACCCCACGACGAACACGGAACGACACGTCGGAGACTATGGTCGGCTGCGTGACGTGGTCGTCACGCCCGACGGCGCGGTATGGGTCCTCACGAACAACACCGACGGGCGGGGGAGTCCGTCGGACGGCGACGACCGGATCATCCGCCTCGACGGCGACTGA
- the arfB gene encoding alternative ribosome rescue aminoacyl-tRNA hydrolase ArfB, producing MPASHRPGLRITSGVTLPESELSWRFSRSSGPGGQGVNTADSRVELVWDAAHSAALSSAQRDRLLARLGNRLVDGVLTIAASEHRAQLRNREAARERLVILLAEALQPPGPSRRPTKPSRGSKERRLKAKQRRTDVKQLRRPPRDS from the coding sequence ATGCCCGCTTCCCACCGCCCGGGCCTCCGGATCACCTCGGGGGTCACCCTCCCCGAGTCGGAGTTGTCGTGGCGGTTCTCGCGGTCGTCAGGCCCGGGCGGTCAGGGCGTGAACACCGCGGATTCGCGTGTCGAGCTGGTGTGGGACGCCGCTCACTCGGCCGCCCTGTCGTCGGCGCAGCGCGATCGACTCCTCGCTCGGCTCGGCAACCGCTTGGTGGACGGCGTGCTGACGATCGCGGCATCCGAGCACCGCGCGCAGCTCCGCAACCGCGAGGCGGCGCGGGAGCGGCTGGTCATCCTCCTCGCCGAAGCGCTCCAACCGCCGGGGCCATCGCGACGACCGACAAAGCCGAGCCGAGGGTCGAAGGAGCGACGCCTGAAGGCGAAGCAACGGCGCACCGACGTCAAGCAGCTGCGCCGGCCGCCTCGCGACTCCTGA
- a CDS encoding PLD nuclease N-terminal domain-containing protein, which produces MARLLIIGGFLAAVFWVFSIVDCAVQPPTRHRGVRKAAWIAIVVLIPVIGGVLWFTIGRRRGNDKGARREVAPDDDPAFLQSISKTEQDARIRRLEEELARLDDETDEPPTADPRP; this is translated from the coding sequence GTGGCGAGACTACTGATCATCGGCGGCTTCCTGGCCGCGGTGTTCTGGGTGTTCAGCATCGTCGACTGCGCCGTGCAGCCGCCGACGCGGCATCGTGGCGTCCGCAAAGCCGCGTGGATCGCGATCGTGGTGCTCATCCCCGTGATCGGCGGGGTGCTCTGGTTCACCATCGGCCGCCGCCGCGGGAACGACAAGGGAGCGCGCCGCGAGGTGGCACCCGACGACGACCCCGCCTTCCTGCAGAGCATCAGCAAGACCGAGCAGGATGCCCGCATCCGCCGCCTCGAAGAGGAACTCGCTCGCCTCGACGACGAAACCGACGAACCTCCCACCGCGGATCCGCGCCCGTGA
- a CDS encoding YafY family protein, whose protein sequence is MSDTTTRALALLNLLQTHRHWPGTELAARLGVTERTVRRDVDRLRELGYRVESSPGAAGGYRLEAGSAVPPLLLTDDEAVTMAIGLRVAATQQLVGGPEVTLTALAKLEQVLPSALRQRVNALAASVQPPRIGDAPVVSPVVLGEIAMATRDTERLRMRYVDAAGEESIRRVEPHALAPSGRKWFLLCWDLDRADWRTFRVDRIASVEHTRVLFPRRDITEAEIEERVLIASSWSPQKVEGDAVMELSLAEMHERFGPWSQGATAEGPDHTRWPIGGSDWREAMYAFLWIPEGVEYAMTFPEPDRAELREAVQRLLRAIDAPAPPPRSAPPRSGA, encoded by the coding sequence ATGTCCGATACGACCACCCGAGCGCTCGCACTCCTGAACCTTCTCCAGACGCACCGCCACTGGCCGGGCACCGAGCTTGCGGCACGGCTCGGCGTGACAGAGCGCACCGTACGCCGCGACGTGGACCGGCTGCGCGAACTCGGCTATCGGGTCGAGTCGTCGCCGGGAGCCGCCGGCGGCTATCGACTCGAGGCCGGGAGTGCCGTACCGCCCCTGCTCCTGACCGACGACGAGGCCGTCACCATGGCGATCGGACTCCGCGTCGCGGCCACCCAGCAGCTTGTCGGCGGCCCGGAGGTCACACTCACCGCCCTGGCGAAGCTCGAGCAGGTGCTGCCGTCGGCGCTTCGCCAGCGAGTGAATGCGCTCGCGGCATCCGTGCAGCCCCCGCGCATCGGTGATGCGCCGGTCGTCTCGCCGGTCGTGCTCGGCGAGATCGCCATGGCCACTCGTGACACCGAGAGATTACGGATGCGGTACGTGGATGCTGCGGGCGAGGAGAGCATCCGCCGTGTCGAGCCGCACGCGTTGGCGCCCTCGGGACGCAAGTGGTTCCTGCTCTGCTGGGACCTCGACCGTGCGGACTGGCGGACCTTCCGCGTCGACCGGATCGCGTCGGTCGAGCACACCCGCGTGCTGTTCCCGCGACGCGACATCACGGAGGCCGAGATCGAGGAGCGCGTGCTCATCGCCTCGTCCTGGTCACCGCAGAAGGTCGAAGGAGATGCCGTCATGGAGCTGTCGCTCGCTGAGATGCACGAGCGTTTCGGCCCATGGTCGCAGGGAGCGACGGCGGAGGGTCCCGACCACACCCGGTGGCCGATCGGCGGCTCGGACTGGCGCGAGGCGATGTACGCCTTCCTCTGGATTCCCGAGGGCGTCGAGTACGCGATGACCTTCCCTGAGCCCGACCGCGCGGAGCTGCGCGAAGCGGTGCAGCGGTTGCTGCGCGCGATCGACGCGCCCGCGCCGCCGCCCCGCAGCGCGCCACCCCGCAGTGGCGCGTAG
- a CDS encoding polyphosphate kinase 2 family protein yields the protein MNAHSWTQLLRIDDGFRLADLDPDSKPGYDKGKAHGAEDLAAGLEKLNELQERLYAESRVETDADSVLLVLQAMDSAGKGGIVRHVVGAVDPQGISLAAFKAPTEEERAHDFLWRVEKRLPEPGFIGVFDRSHYEDVLIGRVRELADPSEIERRYDAINEFEARVAASGTRIIKVMLHISADEQKERLMKRLERPDKHWKYNPGDVDERLLWPRYMDAYQAVFERTSTEAAPWHVVPANAKWYARLAVQELLLAALEDIDPQWPVADFDVEAEKKRLAAS from the coding sequence ATGAACGCGCACTCCTGGACGCAGTTGCTGCGGATCGACGACGGGTTCCGCCTCGCTGACCTCGACCCCGACAGCAAGCCCGGCTATGACAAGGGCAAGGCGCACGGTGCAGAAGACCTCGCCGCGGGCCTCGAGAAGCTGAACGAGCTGCAGGAGCGCCTGTACGCCGAGAGTCGGGTGGAGACGGACGCCGATTCCGTGCTGCTGGTACTGCAGGCGATGGATTCCGCGGGCAAGGGCGGAATCGTGCGGCACGTCGTCGGCGCTGTCGATCCGCAGGGGATATCGCTCGCCGCGTTCAAGGCGCCCACCGAGGAGGAGCGAGCCCACGACTTCCTGTGGCGCGTCGAGAAGCGCCTCCCGGAGCCCGGCTTCATCGGCGTCTTCGACCGCTCCCACTATGAAGACGTTCTGATCGGTCGGGTGCGCGAACTCGCGGACCCCTCCGAGATCGAGCGCCGGTACGACGCGATCAACGAGTTCGAAGCCAGAGTGGCGGCATCCGGCACCCGCATCATCAAGGTGATGCTGCACATCTCCGCCGACGAGCAGAAGGAGCGGCTCATGAAGCGGCTCGAACGCCCCGACAAGCACTGGAAGTACAACCCGGGCGACGTCGACGAACGTCTGCTGTGGCCGCGATACATGGACGCCTACCAGGCCGTGTTCGAGCGCACCTCGACCGAGGCTGCGCCCTGGCACGTGGTGCCGGCGAACGCCAAGTGGTACGCGCGCCTCGCCGTGCAGGAACTGCTGCTCGCCGCCCTCGAAGACATCGACCCGCAATGGCCGGTGGCGGACTTCGACGTCGAGGCCGAGAAGAAGCGCCTCGCCGCCAGCTGA
- a CDS encoding acylneuraminate cytidylyltransferase: protein MTMTIEMKTVAIIPARGGSKQVPRKNLQRVGGVPLVERAVRAASAAAGINLVVVSTDDDEIAAVSTAAGARVIRRPAEISGDTATSESAILHALDQLEQQGERFEVVAFLQATSPFIPSDALGQAVEEVRADRADSAFAAFETYGFLWRHGDDGGALAINHDAAHRPRRQDREPHHLETGAFYVFRAEGFRESRHRFFGRTRIVEVPEWTAIEIDDEQQLRIARSLAALHEAPQAIPVRAVVTDFDGVHTDDTAIIDADGGERVRVSREDGMGVALLRRAGVPMLILSTEVNSVVRARADKLRVPVLHGIDDKEAALRAWAREHDLDLGDVAYLGNDVNDLPALRIVGWPIAVANAHPLVLEEARVVLRRRGGEGAVRELIERVLSS from the coding sequence ATGACGATGACGATCGAGATGAAGACGGTGGCGATCATTCCGGCGCGCGGCGGATCGAAGCAGGTTCCCCGGAAGAACCTGCAGCGAGTGGGTGGGGTGCCGCTGGTCGAGCGCGCCGTGCGCGCAGCATCCGCCGCGGCGGGAATCAACCTGGTCGTGGTGTCGACCGACGACGATGAGATCGCGGCGGTGAGCACCGCGGCCGGCGCACGGGTGATCCGTCGCCCCGCCGAGATCTCCGGCGACACCGCCACCTCGGAGAGCGCGATCCTGCATGCGCTGGACCAGCTCGAGCAGCAGGGCGAGCGGTTCGAGGTGGTGGCGTTCCTGCAGGCGACGTCGCCGTTCATCCCCAGTGACGCTCTCGGGCAGGCTGTCGAAGAGGTGCGAGCCGACCGTGCCGACAGTGCGTTCGCGGCCTTCGAGACGTACGGCTTCCTCTGGCGGCACGGCGACGACGGAGGGGCGCTCGCCATCAACCACGACGCCGCGCATCGGCCTCGACGTCAGGATCGCGAGCCGCACCACCTCGAGACGGGCGCTTTCTACGTCTTCCGGGCTGAGGGCTTCCGCGAAAGTCGGCACCGCTTCTTCGGCCGGACCCGCATCGTGGAGGTGCCGGAGTGGACAGCGATCGAGATCGACGACGAGCAGCAGCTCCGGATCGCACGCTCTCTGGCTGCCCTCCATGAAGCGCCGCAGGCGATCCCGGTGCGGGCGGTGGTGACCGACTTCGACGGTGTGCACACCGACGACACGGCGATCATCGATGCCGACGGCGGCGAACGGGTACGGGTCAGCCGTGAAGACGGCATGGGAGTGGCACTGCTCCGCCGAGCCGGGGTGCCGATGCTCATCCTCTCGACCGAGGTCAACTCGGTCGTCCGGGCGCGGGCGGACAAGCTGCGCGTTCCCGTCCTCCACGGCATCGACGACAAGGAGGCGGCGCTTCGCGCATGGGCCCGCGAGCATGATCTCGATCTCGGCGACGTCGCCTACCTCGGCAACGACGTCAACGACCTCCCGGCTCTGCGGATCGTCGGCTGGCCGATCGCCGTCGCGAACGCGCATCCACTCGTGCTCGAGGAGGCGCGGGTGGTGCTGCGTCGACGCGGCGGAGAGGGTGCCGTGCGGGAGCTCATCGAACGGGTGTTGTCGAGCTGA
- a CDS encoding DUF6716 putative glycosyltransferase gives MTDAAGLRVVAIADADSFVKWAAALMGSVPGLRPHLLLVRTPLTASVEQQRTALAGTGVQPEDVTRIDFARAAGWLEGQRPDVVLLAGRGPFVRLMGRVIDSLTHRPVTVSGLPGMAIPAQRGALEYRRHTDLLVVHSHRETRAFAELGRRIGVSMPTALATLPFARKQRMLRPERVRVDAMAGRSGGVAVAVGREQPVAVRPPATDIVFAAQALVPVAREERAEIAATLVRAAEADPDRRVVVKLRSRPGESETHLERDPYAQFLPSRRPDNLVFSYDSMASALETAAGLVTVSSTAAIEATAVDVPVIALDSFGVSKSLLNTVFVGSGLLGGRSEVIAGRFRHPHSDWLRDNYFHSEAESNWWDRVQELVALRRSGALPARRVPAARGGAAHEAWQRSSVLGSEERSVVGAAALALGAPATKALAAFRRRGQATDLGTWADASTDYTLEPNPFHDSIRR, from the coding sequence ATGACGGATGCCGCCGGCCTCCGCGTCGTCGCGATCGCGGATGCCGATTCCTTCGTGAAGTGGGCCGCCGCGCTGATGGGCTCGGTGCCGGGGCTCCGGCCTCACCTGCTGCTGGTGCGCACACCGTTGACGGCCAGCGTCGAGCAGCAGCGCACGGCGCTCGCCGGCACGGGGGTGCAGCCTGAGGATGTCACCCGCATCGACTTCGCCAGAGCGGCCGGATGGCTCGAAGGGCAGCGACCGGACGTGGTGCTGCTCGCCGGCCGGGGACCGTTCGTGCGGCTGATGGGACGGGTGATCGACTCGTTGACGCATCGTCCCGTGACGGTTTCCGGACTTCCCGGTATGGCCATCCCCGCGCAGCGCGGGGCGCTGGAATACCGCAGGCACACGGACCTGCTGGTGGTGCACTCGCATCGCGAGACCCGCGCCTTCGCCGAACTCGGACGCCGCATCGGCGTGTCGATGCCGACGGCGCTGGCGACCCTTCCCTTCGCCCGGAAGCAGCGGATGCTGCGCCCGGAGCGTGTCCGCGTCGACGCCATGGCCGGCCGCTCGGGTGGCGTGGCCGTGGCCGTGGGTCGAGAGCAGCCGGTCGCCGTGCGGCCTCCGGCCACCGATATCGTCTTCGCGGCGCAGGCGCTCGTCCCGGTCGCCCGGGAAGAGCGTGCAGAGATCGCGGCCACTCTCGTTCGCGCTGCCGAGGCCGACCCCGACCGTCGCGTCGTGGTGAAGCTGCGGTCACGGCCCGGAGAGTCCGAGACCCACCTCGAGCGCGACCCGTACGCGCAGTTCCTGCCGAGCAGGCGCCCGGACAACCTGGTGTTCTCGTACGACTCGATGGCGTCCGCCCTGGAGACGGCCGCCGGGCTGGTGACAGTGAGCTCGACCGCCGCGATCGAGGCCACCGCCGTCGACGTGCCGGTGATCGCGCTCGACTCGTTTGGGGTGAGCAAGAGCCTCCTGAACACGGTGTTCGTGGGAAGCGGGCTGCTCGGCGGGCGGAGCGAAGTGATCGCGGGTCGGTTCCGGCATCCGCACTCCGACTGGCTGCGCGACAACTACTTCCACTCCGAGGCGGAGTCGAACTGGTGGGACCGTGTGCAGGAACTCGTCGCGCTTCGCCGGTCCGGCGCGCTGCCGGCGCGTCGGGTGCCCGCTGCCCGGGGCGGCGCGGCGCATGAGGCCTGGCAGCGTTCCAGTGTGCTCGGATCCGAGGAGCGGTCGGTCGTGGGGGCTGCGGCGCTGGCTCTGGGCGCTCCGGCGACGAAGGCCCTCGCTGCCTTCCGTCGGCGTGGTCAGGCAACCGACCTGGGAACCTGGGCCGACGCCTCGACCGACTACACGCTCGAGCCGAACCCGTTCCACGACTCGATCCGGCGCTGA
- a CDS encoding ABC transporter permease — protein MTADNTLVRPNLARDTRNVLTRELKPVVRDPFTLIFSLLQPLVFLGLFAPLLIGGSGEPAGETLAWFVPGVLVMIVLFGTGATGSNLQYEMMTGSHERTLVAPLARSSLLIGRALKEIAPIVIQALVIVLIAWPFGFAADIPGLLIGLALLAVFGVGLGSLSYSLALATKDREWLFWGVQQALIFPLLILSGMLLPLDDAPEWMRAVAAVNPVNWVVQAERALFAGDLGDVTVLWGWVSALAVAVVGLVVGVRAIRRSS, from the coding sequence ATGACCGCTGACAACACGTTGGTGCGCCCGAACCTCGCACGCGACACCAGGAATGTCCTGACACGCGAGCTGAAACCCGTGGTCCGCGACCCGTTCACGCTGATCTTCAGCCTGCTGCAGCCGCTGGTGTTCCTCGGGCTGTTCGCTCCGCTCCTGATCGGCGGGTCAGGCGAACCGGCCGGCGAGACGCTGGCGTGGTTCGTGCCCGGAGTGCTGGTGATGATCGTGCTGTTCGGCACCGGCGCGACCGGATCGAACCTGCAGTACGAGATGATGACCGGATCTCACGAGCGGACGCTCGTCGCCCCACTCGCCCGCTCGTCGCTGCTGATCGGCCGCGCGCTCAAGGAGATCGCGCCCATCGTGATCCAGGCGCTGGTGATCGTGCTGATCGCCTGGCCGTTCGGCTTCGCCGCCGACATCCCCGGCCTGCTCATCGGACTGGCGCTGCTCGCCGTCTTCGGCGTCGGCCTCGGCTCGCTGTCGTACTCGCTCGCACTCGCGACGAAAGACCGCGAATGGCTGTTCTGGGGTGTGCAGCAGGCACTCATCTTCCCGCTGCTCATCCTGTCGGGGATGCTGCTGCCGCTCGACGACGCCCCGGAGTGGATGCGGGCCGTCGCGGCGGTCAACCCGGTGAACTGGGTCGTGCAAGCCGAACGTGCCCTGTTCGCCGGTGACCTCGGAGACGTGACCGTGCTCTGGGGCTGGGTGTCGGCGCTCGCCGTGGCGGTCGTCGGACTCGTCGTCGGGGTGCGCGCGATCCGCCGCAGCAGCTGA
- the menD gene encoding 2-succinyl-5-enolpyruvyl-6-hydroxy-3-cyclohexene-1-carboxylic-acid synthase — MTSSPATGAAATLIAELVAHGVRDIVLSPGSRSQALALAAVRSADAQVLRVHVRIDERVAGFTALGIGRETGVPAAVICTSGTAVANLLPAVMEAYHSGVPLLLLTADRPPELLGVGANQATIQEGIFDRFVRAQIDAPVPGEGSWDGLGALAVATAVGERQVERHLPGVGGPVHLNLPSREPLSGEAPDVAVVAGDAPRPPAAAPFPLARGPLTVVIAGADAGPDAEQVAHDGGWPLIAEVVSGARFGRQLVHGYRRLLRRDDLGGRIQRAVVLGHPTLSREVAALLSRAEVEVVAVHRGGEQLDLNGRTRGVPAVTVESGAADREWLGAWLAASAEEAVDLSEHAPDPEGLASTDFAARREAVKAELDAVRRPLDRELLVDAVWRATWPHDRLMFGSSRLVRVADGVLGGKKVPVHANRGLAGIDGTIATATGIALASQAAGAPGVTRVLLGDLAFLHDVGALLLPPDEAAPRLQVIVGNDGGGTIFDSLEVAASASPTDLDRAFYTPHSVQLQQLALAYGWDYQQITTRTALDQALTAPRGGRQLIEVPLAR, encoded by the coding sequence GTGACCTCATCTCCGGCGACGGGTGCTGCGGCAACCCTGATCGCCGAACTCGTCGCGCACGGCGTACGCGACATCGTCCTCTCTCCGGGATCACGCTCCCAGGCGCTCGCGCTCGCCGCGGTCCGCTCCGCCGACGCTCAAGTACTGCGCGTGCACGTTCGCATCGATGAACGGGTAGCGGGGTTCACGGCGCTCGGCATCGGCCGCGAGACGGGTGTGCCGGCCGCGGTGATCTGCACTTCGGGAACGGCTGTGGCGAACCTGCTGCCGGCGGTCATGGAGGCCTACCACTCCGGCGTGCCGCTCCTGCTCCTCACAGCGGACCGGCCGCCCGAGCTGCTAGGCGTCGGAGCGAACCAGGCCACCATCCAAGAGGGCATCTTCGATCGATTCGTGCGCGCGCAGATCGATGCACCCGTCCCCGGCGAGGGCAGCTGGGACGGGCTCGGCGCGCTCGCGGTCGCCACGGCCGTGGGGGAGCGGCAGGTCGAGCGGCATCTGCCGGGTGTCGGTGGTCCGGTCCACCTGAACCTGCCGTCCCGGGAGCCGCTCTCCGGCGAGGCACCCGATGTCGCCGTGGTCGCCGGCGACGCGCCCCGTCCGCCCGCCGCGGCACCGTTCCCCCTCGCCCGCGGTCCGCTGACCGTCGTGATCGCCGGCGCCGACGCCGGCCCCGACGCGGAGCAGGTCGCCCACGACGGCGGCTGGCCACTCATCGCGGAGGTCGTCAGCGGCGCGCGGTTCGGGCGGCAGCTCGTCCACGGCTACCGCCGCCTCCTGCGGCGCGACGATCTCGGCGGCCGCATCCAGCGGGCCGTGGTGCTCGGGCATCCGACACTCAGCCGGGAAGTCGCCGCCCTCCTCTCCCGCGCCGAGGTCGAGGTCGTCGCCGTGCATCGAGGCGGCGAGCAACTCGACCTCAACGGCCGCACCCGGGGAGTCCCTGCGGTGACCGTCGAGTCCGGCGCAGCCGACCGGGAGTGGCTCGGAGCGTGGCTCGCGGCATCCGCCGAAGAGGCCGTCGACCTCAGCGAGCACGCTCCCGATCCGGAGGGACTCGCCTCCACGGACTTCGCGGCCCGCCGTGAGGCGGTGAAGGCCGAACTGGACGCGGTGCGCCGGCCGCTCGACCGCGAGCTCCTGGTCGACGCCGTCTGGCGGGCGACCTGGCCGCACGACCGACTGATGTTCGGTTCGTCCCGACTGGTCCGCGTGGCCGACGGCGTGCTCGGCGGCAAGAAGGTGCCGGTGCACGCCAACCGTGGGCTCGCCGGGATCGACGGGACCATCGCCACCGCGACCGGCATCGCTCTCGCCAGTCAGGCCGCTGGGGCCCCCGGCGTCACGCGGGTGCTTCTCGGCGATCTCGCGTTCCTGCACGATGTCGGTGCCTTGCTGCTTCCGCCGGACGAGGCCGCACCGAGGCTGCAGGTCATCGTCGGGAACGACGGCGGCGGGACCATCTTCGATTCGCTCGAGGTCGCAGCATCCGCGAGCCCGACCGATCTCGATCGCGCGTTCTACACACCCCACTCGGTGCAGCTGCAACAACTCGCGCTCGCGTACGGCTGGGATTATCAGCAGATCACGACTCGCACGGCGCTCGACCAGGCGCTGACCGCGCCCCGCGGCGGACGCCAGCTCATCGAGGTCCCGCTGGCGCGGTGA